From the genome of Vespa crabro chromosome 24, iyVesCrab1.2, whole genome shotgun sequence, one region includes:
- the LOC124432325 gene encoding transforming growth factor beta regulator 1 isoform X1, with protein MSQVYDNYYNDYHKNAEMQQNLKYKKKYRKLKRIVKDTVFENAALCDQVAQMQENLMLMKEERLFLLRKLCQQQGEIDPGTMMVRSQSNNLNSSSFNSECSTPKKTVKKRISMDASESKVKPKRYNKTTRRAVNLIPLDVNGRPIFPISLGDLTVYSLGEVVSDRIAYHTEDLIFPVGYCSTRIYASLRDVRAKSLYTCKILDGGSRPRFEIVSDNDLDQALVGSTPDECHSRLLTAISPALRSITPRGADFFGVSHPTIQNLIQSSPGTRKLIAYKQQRFEVGKNHIIERGTSPMIEEEADPGLGFAALHKHYALSNSYRIKEEPSDHDLLALQDLLS; from the exons atgattatcatAAAAATGCTGAAATGCAGcagaatttaaaatataaaaagaaatatcggaaattgaaaagaattgtGAAGGACACAGTTTTT GAAAATGCAGCATTATGCGATCAAGTGGCACAAATGCAAGAAAATCTTATGCttatgaaagaagagagactTTTTCTCCTACGAAAATTATGTCAGCAACAAGGAGAAATAGACCCAGGTACAATGATGGTACGATCTCAATCGAATAATCTTAATTCCTCTTCTTTCAATTCAGAATGTTCTACGCCTAAGAAGACAGTAAAGAAGAGAATCTCAATGGATGCCTCGG agAGTAAAGTTAAGCCAAAACGATATAACAAAACAACAAGAAGAGCAGTAAACCTAATACCTTTAGATGTAAATGGAAGACCTATATTTCCTATTTCATTAGGTGATCTTACAGTATATTCTCTTGGTGAAGTGGTTTCAGATAGAATTGCATATCATACAGAAGACCTCATTTTTCCGGTAGGATACTGTAGTACAAGAATATATGCTAGTTTACGCGATGTAAGAGCCAAAAGTTTATACACTTGCAAAATTTTGGATGGTGGATCGAGACCTag aTTTGAAATAGTCTCTGACAATGATCTCGATCAAGCATTAGTAGGATCTACTCCCGACGAATGTCATTCACGATTATTAACAGCCATTTCCCCTGCTCTTCGCTCAATAACACCAAGAGGAGCTGATTTTTTTGGTGTTTCACATCCTACAATTCAAAATCTTATACAAAGCTCCCCAGGAACTCGCAAACTTATCGCATACAAACAACAACGTTTCGAA GTAGGTAAGAATCATATTATTGAAAGAGGTACTAGTCCTATGATAGAAGAAGAGGCAGACCCAGGATTAGGATTTGCAGCTCTTCATAAACACTATGCGCTATCTAATTCTTATAGAATTAAGGAAGAACCTTCAGATCACGATCTTTTAGCTCTTCAAGATTTACTTTCATga
- the LOC124432325 gene encoding transforming growth factor beta regulator 1 isoform X2 has translation MSQVYDNYYNDYHKNAEMQQNLKYKKKYRKLKRIVKDTVFENAALCDQVAQMQENLMLMKEERLFLLRKLCQQQGEIDPECSTPKKTVKKRISMDASESKVKPKRYNKTTRRAVNLIPLDVNGRPIFPISLGDLTVYSLGEVVSDRIAYHTEDLIFPVGYCSTRIYASLRDVRAKSLYTCKILDGGSRPRFEIVSDNDLDQALVGSTPDECHSRLLTAISPALRSITPRGADFFGVSHPTIQNLIQSSPGTRKLIAYKQQRFEVGKNHIIERGTSPMIEEEADPGLGFAALHKHYALSNSYRIKEEPSDHDLLALQDLLS, from the exons atgattatcatAAAAATGCTGAAATGCAGcagaatttaaaatataaaaagaaatatcggaaattgaaaagaattgtGAAGGACACAGTTTTT GAAAATGCAGCATTATGCGATCAAGTGGCACAAATGCAAGAAAATCTTATGCttatgaaagaagagagactTTTTCTCCTACGAAAATTATGTCAGCAACAAGGAGAAATAGACCCAG AATGTTCTACGCCTAAGAAGACAGTAAAGAAGAGAATCTCAATGGATGCCTCGG agAGTAAAGTTAAGCCAAAACGATATAACAAAACAACAAGAAGAGCAGTAAACCTAATACCTTTAGATGTAAATGGAAGACCTATATTTCCTATTTCATTAGGTGATCTTACAGTATATTCTCTTGGTGAAGTGGTTTCAGATAGAATTGCATATCATACAGAAGACCTCATTTTTCCGGTAGGATACTGTAGTACAAGAATATATGCTAGTTTACGCGATGTAAGAGCCAAAAGTTTATACACTTGCAAAATTTTGGATGGTGGATCGAGACCTag aTTTGAAATAGTCTCTGACAATGATCTCGATCAAGCATTAGTAGGATCTACTCCCGACGAATGTCATTCACGATTATTAACAGCCATTTCCCCTGCTCTTCGCTCAATAACACCAAGAGGAGCTGATTTTTTTGGTGTTTCACATCCTACAATTCAAAATCTTATACAAAGCTCCCCAGGAACTCGCAAACTTATCGCATACAAACAACAACGTTTCGAA GTAGGTAAGAATCATATTATTGAAAGAGGTACTAGTCCTATGATAGAAGAAGAGGCAGACCCAGGATTAGGATTTGCAGCTCTTCATAAACACTATGCGCTATCTAATTCTTATAGAATTAAGGAAGAACCTTCAGATCACGATCTTTTAGCTCTTCAAGATTTACTTTCATga